A single genomic interval of Malania oleifera isolate guangnan ecotype guangnan chromosome 13, ASM2987363v1, whole genome shotgun sequence harbors:
- the LOC131145949 gene encoding putative pentatricopeptide repeat-containing protein At3g49142 — MPSKLKCPEHFRKNTSHKHIFMISVNPLSRHFSNARPLQTLISSIHSYGPETIQQSTPLTDELCGQMLDKNPDIRTLKKLHSKLVVDPCSESKQWLGIKLMRAYTACGEPRMTRHVFDEIPDKSVVFFNVMIRSYVSNHLYVEALLVCRSMADHGICFDNYTFPSVLKACSGSNNLWVGLQIHAAVVKVGLDSNLFNGNSLVAMYGKCGCLVEARRVLDGLPSRDVISWNSLVAGYAQNGRFNDALEVCREMELLRLIPDAGTMASLLPAITNTSVENVSFVREMFWKLANKSLVSWNVMIAVYVNNSMPAEAVDLYSRMEAQGIDPDAVTLSSVLPACGDLSALLLGRKIHKYVGVKRLRPNLLLENALVDMYAKCGCLWDAREVFDQMQLRDVASWTSIICAYGMSGQGRDAVALFSKMQESGLSPDSIAFVSVLSACSHAGLLDEGRYFFKLMNEYKIVPRIEHFACMVDLLGRAGQVDEAYGFIKTMPMEPNERVWGALLSACRVYTNMTIGLLAADNLFQLVPEQSGYYVLLSNIYARAGRWEEVTTVRTIMKKRGIKKMPGISNVELDGHVHTFLAGDRSHPQSAEIYDELDVLVGKMKEAGYVPETDSALHDVEEEDKEYHLAVHSEKLAIVFAILNTGPGMPIRVTKNLRVCGDCHIAAKLISRIAEREIIVRDTNRFHHFRNGVCSCGDYW, encoded by the coding sequence ATGCCAAGCAAACTTAAATGTCCCGAACACTTTCGTAAAAACACATCACACAAACACATATTCATGATATCCGTAAATCCTCTTTCCCGCCATTTTTCAAATGCCAGACCGCTACAAACTCTAATTTCATCAATCCATAGCTATGGCCCAGAGACCATCCAGCAAAGCACGCCTCTCACGGACGAATTATGCGGGCAGATGTTAGACAAAAACCCAGATATCAGAACATTGAAAAAACTCCATTCCAAGCTCGTCGTCGACCCATGTTCGGAATCAAAGCAATGGCTTGGCATCAAACTGATGAGAGCTTATACTGCTTGCGGTGAACCCAGAATGACGCGCCACGTATTTGATGAAATTCCTGACAAGAGTGTTGTGTTCTTCAATGTCATGATTAGAAGCTATGTGAGTAATCATTTGTATGTTGAAGCTCTTCTCGTTTGCAGAAGTATGGCTGACCATGGGATTTGCTTCGATAATTATACGTTCCCTAGTGTACTGAAAGCCTGTTCTGGGTCTAACAATTTGTGGGTCGGATTGCAAATTCATGCTGCAGTCGTGAAAGTTGGGCTTGACTCGAATTTGTTTAATGGGAACAGCCTGGTCGCCATGTATGGGAAATGCGGTTGTTTGGTAGAGGCTCGCCGAGTTCTAGATGGATTGCCTAGCAGAGATGTGATTTCTTGGAATTCATTGGTTGCTGGGTATGCGCAGAATGGGAGGTTTAATGATGCATTAGAGGTCTGTAGGGAGATGGAGTTATTAAGGCTTATACCGGATGCTGGCACAATGGCTAGCCTCTTGCCGGCCATCACAAATACTTCTGTGGAGAATGTTTCATTCGTCCGTGAGATGTTTTGGAAGTTGGCAAATAAGAGTTTGGTTTCATGGAATGTGATGATAGCAGTGTATGTGAATAATTCAATGCCTGCAGAAGCTGTTGATCTTTATTCCCGAATGGAAGCTCAAGGAATAGACCCCGATGCAGTCACTCTTTCGAGTGTTCTTCCTGCCTGTGGGGATCTTTCAGCTCTGTTATTAGGTAGAAAGATTCATAAATATGTTGGCGTGAAGCGGCTTCGGCCAAACCTATTGTTGGAGAATGCCTTGGTTGATATGTATGCAAAGTGTGGATGTTTGTGGGATGCAAGGGAAGTATTTGATCAAATGCAACTCCGGGATGTAGCATCATGGACTTCAATTATCTGTGCTTATGGTATGAGTGGGCAAGGCCGTGATGCTGTAGCTCTATTTTCGAAAATGCAAGAATCGGGTCTGAGTCCAGATTCTATTGCTTTTGTTTCAGTTCTCTCTGCTTGTAGCCATGCGGGTTTATTGGATGAGGGGCGATATTTCTTTAAGCTAATGAATGAGTATAAGATTGTTCCAAGAATTGAACACTTCGCTTGCATGGTCGATCTGTTAGGACGTGCTGGGCAAGTAGATGAGGCCTATGGATTCATCAAAACGATGCCAATGGAGCCTAATGAACGGGTTTGGGGAGCCTTGTTAAGTGCATGTCGGGTTTACACTAACATGACTATTGGGCTGCTTGCTGCTGATAATCTTTTCCAGTTGGTTCCTGAGCAGTCAGGTTATTATGTTTTGTTATCCAACATTTATGCAAGGGCTGGTAGATGGGAAGAAGTAACAACTGTCAGAACAATAATGAAAAAGAGGGGAATCAAGAAAATGCCTGGCATTAGCAATGTTGAGCTGGATGGTCATGTTCACACTTTTCTTGCTGGTGACCGATCACATCCACAGTCTGCAGAGATCTATGATGAGTTGGATGTATTAGTAGGAAAGATGAAAGAGGCAGGTTATGTCCCAGAGACAGATTCTGCCCTTCATGATGTTGAGGAGGAGGATAAGGAATACCATCTTGCAGTTCACAGTGAGAAGTTGGCTATTGTTTTTGCCATCTTAAACACTGGGCCTGGGATGCCAATTAGGGTTACCAAGAATCTTCGTGTTTGTGGGGATTGTCATATCGCTGCCAAGCTCATCTCCAGGATTGCTGAGCGTGAAATTATAGTCAGGGACACTAACCGTTTCCACCATTTCCGGAATGGTGTTTGCTCCTGTGGTGATTATTGGTGA
- the LOC131145950 gene encoding uncharacterized protein LOC131145950 isoform X1: protein MAQAIDFSQTQRVVLLIDLHPLLHLQNPSSFLKTLISSVQTLLSFPPLSSSLFSFRLFFSSLSPLRSFSKLHPFFRNSAYSSLSFHHPPHTLSSLTHILNSLSALPDPENSPNSPSASLAASSLLQLVHDYAWDPPIHDPLGKNSPIVRSNLVILFSPIARSLKCLSEFMNVDLGDELLSNVDVFCKKFRECYGAVSEAFVSRDIHCSWVDVKYELEYDEGKVGINESVVKLGYFESGIKSLGWGFCSTESIVLGSSLVPFGLIYPKIGMLPNFFDGGDGCKAIHAQLTLEISDVNGNPLECKCCDLDLINPKTLNGHEYDLVLHNKDAINLETSGYEQKNTFWGQFDHGVTSINVRAVQKHSTFIKIEGCFSDVILLHGSSLKIGKERNEISANFFADRVLEMLLKETSQFMQRKAIPIWPIFLSFMHREGYWALVSFSNGNENSCTGILKPFTVYSALIYIIDNGILPPNMTDCLGGQHAIRFTKETNQVCMPNINMGSSNEFFHSQSGTSSLERSVALEDGKQKKVKKHLHLPKDLTWNAFCKEAIEHSEMVLEDVYFARGCNNSKKLKFLKCWIKQIKKSDSLCRPTPDGVQPHLDISEEIEEQLNKLHQESGQPVSSSISAGEDLLTRTSGMPEGTAFLARTENPEAFFSSLSVKIQHGFESEGVDLRALAERLVHSSIRFLYQKRTIYSNLENQSPVAESDDISNWIVPEVTRLLLVDPKDLTAKHKCNDSSILASDPKSTVLTSVNIVREYELQILFRMEILQSEIAVGIQESMKLKFVRQICLLLEKIQCHLEGGFFGDASLDNYVERTIKSRYSHTLEDVVHRIYRKMDLLLFADEGEAPNPFLNSEDSNQSWRDKQPREEGGKKNVTNEPISAEDDSSQPLENANMSSQVVRIEEHACRLIEAQERRERARRFASFTSWMPDLQRVWAPKQLKAMKGKSYPVQKLEKRKDRRESYDMVCETPMTGKKRSCQRGNNVGMEDEENSAMNSGGSVSKALFQDN from the exons ATGGCACAGGCCATAGACTTCTCACAAACCCAGCGCGTAGTACTCCTCATAGACCTCCACCCTCTCCTCCATCTCCAAAACCCTTCTTCATTTCTCAAAACCCTAATCTCCTCCGTCCAAACCCTCCTCTCCTTCCCTCCTCTTTCCTCCTCGCTCTTCTCCTTCAGGCTCTTTTTCTCCTCCCTTTCCCCTCTCCGCTCCTTCTCCAAGCTCCACCCCTTCTTCCGCAACTCTGCTTATTCCTCCCTCTCATTCCACCACCCTCCCCACACCCTCTCCTCTCTCACCCACATCCTCAATTCTCTCTCCGCTCTTCCGGATCCTGAAAACTCGCCCAATTCACCCAGCGCTTCGCTTGCTGCCAGCTCGCTGCTGCAGCTCGTGCATGACTATGCATGGGATCCCCCAATTCACGACCCCTTAGGTAAGAATTCTCCCATTGTTCGATCAAATTTGGTTATTTTATTTTCTCCGATTGCCCGGTCTTTGAAATGCTTATCCGAGTTTATGAATGTGGATTTGGGCGATGAGTTGTTGAGTAATGTCGATGTTTTTTGTAAGAAATTTCGTGAATGTTATGGGGCTGTTAGTGAGGCATTTGTTAGTAGAGATATTCATTGCAGCTGGGTTGATGTTAAGTATGAATTGGAGTATGATGAGGGTAAGGTCGGAATCAATGAGTCTGTTGTGAAATTGGGATATTTTGAGAGTGGGATTAAGAGTCTGGGGTGGGGGTTTTGCTCAACTGAATCAATTGTTCTGGGTTCTTCCCTTGTCCCTTTTGGATTAATTTATCCAAAAATTGGCATGTTACCAAATTTCTTTGATGGCGGTGATGGTTGCAAGGCAATTCATGCACAATTGACTCTTGAGATCTCAGATGTAAATGGGAATCCTTTGGAGTGCAAGTGTTGTGATCTTGATTTGATTAACCCAAAGACATTGAATGGGCATGAATATGATCTTGTTTTGCATAACAAGGATGCTATAAATCTAGAAACCAGTGGTTATGAACAAAAGAATACATTTTGGGGGCAGTTTGATCATGGGGTGACAAGTATTAATGTCAGGGCTGTGCAGAAGCATAGCACATTTATTAAAATTGAGGGATGCTTTTCTGATGTTATTCTATTACATGGATCCTCTTTGAAAATTGGGAAAGAACGAAATGAAATTTCTGCCAATTTTTTTGCTGATAGGGTTCTTGAAATGCTATTAAAAGAAACAAGCCAATTCATGCAGAGGAAAGCCATTCCCATTTGGCCAATTTTTCTGAGTTTCATGCACAGGGAAGGTTATTGGGCTCTGGTGTCTTTTTCAAATGGTAATGAAAATTCATGCACGGGAATCCTCAAGCCTTTCACTGTTTATTCAGCTCTTATTTATATCATAGACAATGGCATCCTCCCTCCAAACATGACTGATTGTTTAGGTGGTCAGCATGCCATTCGGTTTACCAAGGAGACAAATCAGGTTTGCATGCCAAATATCAATATGGGCTCCTCAAATGAGTTTTTTCACTCCCAATCTGGGACTTCTTCATTGGAAAGGTCTGTAGCGCTAGAGgatggaaaacaaaaaaaagttaaaaaacattTACATCTGCCCAAGGATCTTACTTGGAATGCCTTTTGTAAGGAGGCCATTGAACATTCTGAAATGGTTCTTGAAGATGTCTATTTTGCTAGGGGATGTAATAACTCAAAGaagttgaaatttttaaaatgctGGATAAAACAGATCAAGAAATCTGACAGTTTATGTCGTCCCACACCGGATGGAGTCCAGCCTCATCTGGACATTTCAGAAGAAATAGAAGAACAACTAAATAAGTTGCACCAAGAAAGTGGACAGCCAGTTTCTTCTTCTATCTCTGCTGGGGAGGATTTGTTGACTAGAACTTCAGGAATGCCAGAAGGAACTGCATTTTTGGCTAGAACAGAAAATCCTGAAGCTTTTTTCAGTAGTCTTTCAGTAAAAATTCAACATGGATTTGAATCTGAAGGAGTAGACCTGAGGGCTCTGGCTGAGAGACTTGTGCATTCGTCCATTCGTTTTTTATATCAAAAGCGCACAATATATTCCAATTTGGAGAATCAAAGCCCTGTGGCAGAATCAGATGATATTAGCAATTGGATAGTTCCTGAAGTGACAAGACTTCTTCTAGTTGACCCTAAGGATTTGACAGCAAAACACAAATGTAATGATTCATCAATTCTAGCATCTGATCCAAAGTCTACCGTACTAACCTCAGTAAATATAGTTAGAGA ATATGAATTGCAAATTTTGTTTCGGATGGAGATTCTACAGTCAGAGATTGCAGTTGGTATTCAGGAATCTATGAAATTGAAGTTTGTGAGGCAAATTTGCTTACTTTTAGAGAAGATACAGTGCCATCTGGAAGGAGGCTTTTTTGGTGATGCAAGCCTTGATAATTATGTAGAAAGGACCATAAAAAGCAG ATATTCTCACACCCTTGAAGATGTGGTCCACAGAATCTACAGAAAAATGGATTTGTTGCTTTTTGCTGATGAGGGTGAAGCCCCTAATCCTTTTCTCAACAGCGAGGATAGTAATCAATCCTGGAGAGACAAACAACCCAGAGAAGAGGGAGGCAAAAAAAATGTAACTAATGAACCAATCTCAGCAGAAGATGATTCTTCCCAACCACTGGAAAATGCTAATATGAGCTCCCAAGTGGTCCGGATCGAGGAGCATGCCTGCAGGCTAATTGAAGCccaggagaggagagagagggctCGCAGATTTGCATCTTTCACAAGTTGGATGCCGGATTTGCAGAGAGTTTGGGCCCCAAAGCAGCTTAAGGCAATGAAAGGAAAGTCATATCCTGTCCAGAAGCTGGAAAAGAGGAAAGACCGAAGGGAAAGCTATGACATGGTATGTGAAACCCCAATGACAGGAAAGAAACGTTCATGCCAAAGAGGAAACAATGTCGGCATGGAAGATGAGGAAAATTCTGCCATGAACTCAGGTGGCTCTGTTTCTAAAGCTTTGTTTCAGGATAACTGA
- the LOC131145950 gene encoding uncharacterized protein LOC131145950 isoform X2 produces MAQAIDFSQTQRVVLLIDLHPLLHLQNPSSFLKTLISSVQTLLSFPPLSSSLFSFRLFFSSLSPLRSFSKLHPFFRNSAYSSLSFHHPPHTLSSLTHILNSLSALPDPENSPNSPSASLAASSLLQLVHDYAWDPPIHDPLGKNSPIVRSNLVILFSPIARSLKCLSEFMNVDLGDELLSNVDVFCKKFRECYGAVSEAFVSRDIHCSWVDVKYELEYDEGKVGINESVVKLGYFESGIKSLGWGFCSTESIVLGSSLVPFGLIYPKIGMLPNFFDGGDGCKAIHAQLTLEISDVNGNPLECKCCDLDLINPKTLNGHEYDLVLHNKDAINLETSGYEQKNTFWGQFDHGVTSINVRAVQKHSTFIKIEGCFSDVILLHGSSLKIGKERNEISANFFADRVLEMLLKETSQFMQRKAIPIWPIFLSFMHREGYWALVSFSNGNENSCTGILKPFTVYSALIYIIDNGILPPNMTDCLGGQHAIRFTKETNQVCMPNINMGSSNEFFHSQSGTSSLERSVALEDGKQKKVKKHLHLPKDLTWNAFCKEAIEHSEMVLEDVYFARGCNNSKKLKFLKCWIKQIKKSDSLCRPTPDGVQPHLDISEEIEEQLNKLHQESGQPVSSSISAGEDLLTRTSGMPEGTAFLARTENPEAFFSSLSVKIQHGFESEGVDLRALAERLVHSSIRFLYQKRTIYSNLENQSPVAESDDISNWIVPEVTRLLLVDPKDLTAKHKCNDSSILASDPKSTVLTSVNIVREYELQILFRMEILQSEIAVGIQESMKLKFVRQICLLLEKIQCHLEGGFFGDASLDNYVERTIKSSLILEDTWLLWFVYRCCSLSKIFSHP; encoded by the exons ATGGCACAGGCCATAGACTTCTCACAAACCCAGCGCGTAGTACTCCTCATAGACCTCCACCCTCTCCTCCATCTCCAAAACCCTTCTTCATTTCTCAAAACCCTAATCTCCTCCGTCCAAACCCTCCTCTCCTTCCCTCCTCTTTCCTCCTCGCTCTTCTCCTTCAGGCTCTTTTTCTCCTCCCTTTCCCCTCTCCGCTCCTTCTCCAAGCTCCACCCCTTCTTCCGCAACTCTGCTTATTCCTCCCTCTCATTCCACCACCCTCCCCACACCCTCTCCTCTCTCACCCACATCCTCAATTCTCTCTCCGCTCTTCCGGATCCTGAAAACTCGCCCAATTCACCCAGCGCTTCGCTTGCTGCCAGCTCGCTGCTGCAGCTCGTGCATGACTATGCATGGGATCCCCCAATTCACGACCCCTTAGGTAAGAATTCTCCCATTGTTCGATCAAATTTGGTTATTTTATTTTCTCCGATTGCCCGGTCTTTGAAATGCTTATCCGAGTTTATGAATGTGGATTTGGGCGATGAGTTGTTGAGTAATGTCGATGTTTTTTGTAAGAAATTTCGTGAATGTTATGGGGCTGTTAGTGAGGCATTTGTTAGTAGAGATATTCATTGCAGCTGGGTTGATGTTAAGTATGAATTGGAGTATGATGAGGGTAAGGTCGGAATCAATGAGTCTGTTGTGAAATTGGGATATTTTGAGAGTGGGATTAAGAGTCTGGGGTGGGGGTTTTGCTCAACTGAATCAATTGTTCTGGGTTCTTCCCTTGTCCCTTTTGGATTAATTTATCCAAAAATTGGCATGTTACCAAATTTCTTTGATGGCGGTGATGGTTGCAAGGCAATTCATGCACAATTGACTCTTGAGATCTCAGATGTAAATGGGAATCCTTTGGAGTGCAAGTGTTGTGATCTTGATTTGATTAACCCAAAGACATTGAATGGGCATGAATATGATCTTGTTTTGCATAACAAGGATGCTATAAATCTAGAAACCAGTGGTTATGAACAAAAGAATACATTTTGGGGGCAGTTTGATCATGGGGTGACAAGTATTAATGTCAGGGCTGTGCAGAAGCATAGCACATTTATTAAAATTGAGGGATGCTTTTCTGATGTTATTCTATTACATGGATCCTCTTTGAAAATTGGGAAAGAACGAAATGAAATTTCTGCCAATTTTTTTGCTGATAGGGTTCTTGAAATGCTATTAAAAGAAACAAGCCAATTCATGCAGAGGAAAGCCATTCCCATTTGGCCAATTTTTCTGAGTTTCATGCACAGGGAAGGTTATTGGGCTCTGGTGTCTTTTTCAAATGGTAATGAAAATTCATGCACGGGAATCCTCAAGCCTTTCACTGTTTATTCAGCTCTTATTTATATCATAGACAATGGCATCCTCCCTCCAAACATGACTGATTGTTTAGGTGGTCAGCATGCCATTCGGTTTACCAAGGAGACAAATCAGGTTTGCATGCCAAATATCAATATGGGCTCCTCAAATGAGTTTTTTCACTCCCAATCTGGGACTTCTTCATTGGAAAGGTCTGTAGCGCTAGAGgatggaaaacaaaaaaaagttaaaaaacattTACATCTGCCCAAGGATCTTACTTGGAATGCCTTTTGTAAGGAGGCCATTGAACATTCTGAAATGGTTCTTGAAGATGTCTATTTTGCTAGGGGATGTAATAACTCAAAGaagttgaaatttttaaaatgctGGATAAAACAGATCAAGAAATCTGACAGTTTATGTCGTCCCACACCGGATGGAGTCCAGCCTCATCTGGACATTTCAGAAGAAATAGAAGAACAACTAAATAAGTTGCACCAAGAAAGTGGACAGCCAGTTTCTTCTTCTATCTCTGCTGGGGAGGATTTGTTGACTAGAACTTCAGGAATGCCAGAAGGAACTGCATTTTTGGCTAGAACAGAAAATCCTGAAGCTTTTTTCAGTAGTCTTTCAGTAAAAATTCAACATGGATTTGAATCTGAAGGAGTAGACCTGAGGGCTCTGGCTGAGAGACTTGTGCATTCGTCCATTCGTTTTTTATATCAAAAGCGCACAATATATTCCAATTTGGAGAATCAAAGCCCTGTGGCAGAATCAGATGATATTAGCAATTGGATAGTTCCTGAAGTGACAAGACTTCTTCTAGTTGACCCTAAGGATTTGACAGCAAAACACAAATGTAATGATTCATCAATTCTAGCATCTGATCCAAAGTCTACCGTACTAACCTCAGTAAATATAGTTAGAGA ATATGAATTGCAAATTTTGTTTCGGATGGAGATTCTACAGTCAGAGATTGCAGTTGGTATTCAGGAATCTATGAAATTGAAGTTTGTGAGGCAAATTTGCTTACTTTTAGAGAAGATACAGTGCCATCTGGAAGGAGGCTTTTTTGGTGATGCAAGCCTTGATAATTATGTAGAAAGGACCATAAAAAGCAG TCTTATCCTGGAAGATACTTGGCTGCTTTGGTTTGTTTACCGGTGTTGTAGTCTGTCAAAG ATATTCTCACACCCTTGA
- the LOC131145952 gene encoding uncharacterized protein LOC131145952, giving the protein MSKAKAVGHRRTVFSTEDGSAILNYTDSAHPRPLHCILTPNLAASLNRYHFSSFNSTEEHRFGERRGKTQKSEDKMSTISVSKFITFSVLSYSPANGHKSSSIACPFHPNKFPLLSQPHTSSLPRRTLFLSKSSEAEVSATEDEWLKKLPDKKKPLYSHSLPCIEAWLKSLGFFQSREDRAVWFVEKPEWHAQLSLDVTDLHIRYMKSGPGNLEKDVERRFSYALSREDIQNAMLGGP; this is encoded by the exons ATGAGCAAAGCCAAAGCCGTTGGACATCGCCGTACGGTCTTCTCTACTGAAGATGGCTCTGCTATTCTCAATTACACTGATTCCGCTCATCCCCGACCTCTTCACTGCATTCTCACTCCAAATTTAGCTGCATCTCTGAATCGTTACCATTTCAGCTCCTTCAATTCAACTGAAGAACACAGGTTTGGAGAAAGAAGAGGGAAAACTCAAAAAAGCGAGGACAAAATGTCTACAATTTCGGTTTCTAAATTTATCACTTTTTCTGTACTTTCATATTCTCCTGCGAATGGCCATAAATCTTCTTCTATTGCTTGCCCTTTTCACCCTAACAAGTTCCCTTTACTTTCGCAACCACACACTTCTTCTCTGCCAAGAAGAACCTTATTTCTCTCAAAATCTTCCGAAGCAGAGGTCTCTGCGACAGAGGACGAGTGGCTCAAGAAACTGCCCGACAAGAAGAAGCCTTTGTACTCTCACAGCCTCCCTTGCATAGAGGCGTGGCTGAAGAGCTTAGGGTTTTTTCAGAGCAGAGAAGATAGAGCCGTTTGGTTCGTTGAAAAGCCGGAGTGGCACGCCCAGTTGTCGCTTGACGTAACGGATCTCCACATAAG GTACATGAAAAGCGGACCTGGAAATCTTGAAAAGGATGTGGAAAGGAGATTCAGTTATGCTCTGAGCAGAGAGGACATTCAGAATGCCATGCTTGGAGGGCCGTGA